The following proteins come from a genomic window of Nicotiana tomentosiformis chromosome 12, ASM39032v3, whole genome shotgun sequence:
- the LOC138902837 gene encoding uncharacterized protein, which yields MKRFTKIEFKHVSRIQNEFVDALSTLSSMIQHPDKNFIDPIPVGIHNQPSYCAHVEEETDENPLFHDIKEYLAKGEYLEHANHTQKRTLQRLSNHFFQSGGILYRRTPDLGLLWCVDAKKASKLLKEIHAGACIPHMNGFVLAKKILRAGYFWMTMETHCIRAPESIITDNAANLNRDFMKSMCETFRIKHKNSTAYRTQMNGAVEAANKNIKKILRKMVDNHK from the exons atgaagaggttcacaaaaatagaattcaaacatgtttcgagaatccagaatgagttcgtagATGCGTTGtccactctatcttccatgatacaacacccagacaagaatttcatcgatcctattccAGTAGGGATCCATAATCAGCcatcttattgtgctcatgttgaagaagaaactgaTGAGAATCCGTTGTTTCATGACATTaaagaatacttggcaaaaggagagtacctagagcacgcaaatcatactcagaaacgcaCACTCCAAAGactgtccaaccatttcttccaaagtggtggaattctgtacagaaggactccagatctaggattattatggtgtgtcgatgccaagaaAGCTTCCAAACTGCTCAAAGAGATACATGCCGGAGCTTGCATACCACACATGAACGGTTTCGTTTTAGCCAaaaagatattaagagcaggatatttctggatgactatggaaacgcactgcatcag GGCACCagaatcaatcatcaccgacaacgccgccaacctTAATAGAGATTTTATGAAATCCATGTGCGAAACCTTCaggatcaagcataagaattccacagcatacagaacacaaatgaatggagctgtggaagccgccaataagaacatcaagaagatattaaggaagatggtagataatcacaaatAA